In Nostoc piscinale CENA21, the genomic stretch GCGATGTTCAAGAATTAATTTGGGCAGCTTATCGCCAACTATTTAGCGAACATGAAATTTTAAAATTTCATCGCCAAGGCAATTTAGAATCTCAGGTAAAAAATCGCGCCATTACTGTACGTGACTTTATTCGCGGTTTAGCCAAATCTGAAGCCTTTCGGAGTTTAGTCATTGAGACAAATTCTAACTACCGTTTAGTAGAAATTGCCCTGAAACGCTTTTTAGGTCGTGCGCCTTATAATAAAGACGAAGAGATTGCTTGGTCAATCAAAATAGCAACAGCTGGTTGGGATGGTTTTGTTGACGCTTTAATTGACTCCGAAGAATATCTCACCAACTTTGGCGAAAACATCGTTCCTTACCAACGCCGCCGCTATAAAGATAGACCCTTCAACCTAGTTACCCCCCGCTACGGTAACTACTGGCGCGACAAGCTAGAAGATGCTCGCTACAAAGAAGGAGACATCAAAAACTTCTTGGCTTTGGCTAACTCCCTCAGCATCAGACAAGTTACTTACACGCCAGTTAACCTCACCAACATCAAAATTCCCGACACCACCAGAGAAACCGTACCCCAAGGTATCCCGGTGTCGATTAGTTCCAGTGCTAATTTCCCCGTGCGCTAAGGGTTGTTTTTCAGTGGTTTGATAAAAGTATAAGAAGGATATCAGCTCTGCAAAGGCTAACTCATAACCTTCTAAATGTTTTTCCGTCGAGTTACCAAATCATCAAGAGCAAGTAACTCATACCAATTGGAACAATCATGGGTTTCAAATCCAAAATGGTCAAGACGGACTAATTATAAAATGCCAACTTTATTCTTAAGGCGGTCTTTAGTATGGCATTACCTTTACTTGAATACAAACCCACAACTCAAAATCAAAGAGTTAGTAGTTTTGGTGCGGCAGATACCAACGAAGATACACCTTATATCTACCGTACAGAAATAGCCAACTCTCCTAGCGAGATTGAAAGACTAATTTGGGCAGCTTATCGCCAAGTCTTTAACGAGCAGGAAATTCTGAAATTTAACCGCCAAATTGCCTTAGAAACCCAACTTAAAAATCGGTCAATCACGGTTAAAGATTTTATCCGGGGTTTGGCCAAATCAGAACGATTTTATCAGCTAGTAGTCACACCCAATAATAACTATCGGCTGGTAGAAATGTGCTTAAAACGGTTGTTAGGTCGCTCTCCTTACAATCGTGAAGAAGAAATAGCTTGGTCTATTCAAATTGCTACTCGCGGTTGGCATGGATTTGTGGATGCTTTGATTGACAGTGAAGAATATACCGAAACCTTTGGTGACTACACTGTACCTTATCAGCGCAAACGTATGACCGTAGACCGACCATTCAGCTTTACTCCCCGCTATGGTGCTGACTATCGAGAACGTGCAGGTATTGTGAAAGGTGGCGGTTATCGCTCCTTGTCATATCTACCTAGTCAAAATGTTGATGGTGCTGCACTGTTAGGTGTATTGCTTGTTATGTCCGCAGGAATAACTTTCTTGTTGGTACTAAATTGGTTAGGAATTCATACTGGGTTCTAACCTAATGCGGGACAATAGATAAAGCATGAGTGAGGATTTGAGTCATCAAACCTCCTCATTAATCAGCAGCTAAATCTCTGTGTAATCTTTTAATAAGAGGAAAAAGCAGCATGGCACTGCCATTACTTGAATACAAACCCAGCAGTCAAAACCACCGTGTTAAAAGCTTTGGTGTTGCTGACCAAAACGAAAATACACCATATATCTATCGCATAGAAGATGTCAGTTCTTATACTGATATCCAAAACATTATTTGGGCAGCTTACCGCCAAGTTTTCAGCGAACATGAAATTCTCAAGTTCAACCGCCAAGTAACTTTAGAATCTCAGCTGAAAACTGGTGCAGTTTCTGTACGTGATTTTATCCGGGGTTTAGCTAAATCTGAAGCCTTCTATCGTTTGGTTGTTTCTGTCAACAATAACTACCGTTTAGTTGACATCGCCCTCAAACGCTTATTAGGTCGTTGTGCTTACAACAAAGAAGAAGAAATAGCTTGGTCAATTGTAATTGCTACCAAAGGTTTTGGTGGCTTTGTTGATGCTATTTTAGACAGCGAAGAATACAACCAAGCCTTTGGTGAGAACACCGTACCCTACCAACGCAAACGCTTGGTAGACCGTCCTCACAACTTGGTAACACCCCGCTACGGCGAAGACTTCCAAGAAAAAGCAGGTACAGTTCAAACCGACTGGCGCTTTACCCTGGACAAATTCTACACCCGCAAGTTCCAAGAAAAACGTCTGGCGGAAGGCGATCCACGCAAATTTGCAGATTTGGCAG encodes the following:
- a CDS encoding phycobilisome rod-core linker polypeptide, coding for MAIPLLEYKPSSQNQRVPGYEIPNENTPRPYRIENCASDGDVQELIWAAYRQLFSEHEILKFHRQGNLESQVKNRAITVRDFIRGLAKSEAFRSLVIETNSNYRLVEIALKRFLGRAPYNKDEEIAWSIKIATAGWDGFVDALIDSEEYLTNFGENIVPYQRRRYKDRPFNLVTPRYGNYWRDKLEDARYKEGDIKNFLALANSLSIRQVTYTPVNLTNIKIPDTTRETVPQGIPVSISSSANFPVR
- a CDS encoding phycobilisome rod-core linker polypeptide translates to MALPLLEYKPTTQNQRVSSFGAADTNEDTPYIYRTEIANSPSEIERLIWAAYRQVFNEQEILKFNRQIALETQLKNRSITVKDFIRGLAKSERFYQLVVTPNNNYRLVEMCLKRLLGRSPYNREEEIAWSIQIATRGWHGFVDALIDSEEYTETFGDYTVPYQRKRMTVDRPFSFTPRYGADYRERAGIVKGGGYRSLSYLPSQNVDGAALLGVLLVMSAGITFLLVLNWLGIHTGF
- a CDS encoding phycobilisome rod-core linker polypeptide translates to MALPLLEYKPSSQNHRVKSFGVADQNENTPYIYRIEDVSSYTDIQNIIWAAYRQVFSEHEILKFNRQVTLESQLKTGAVSVRDFIRGLAKSEAFYRLVVSVNNNYRLVDIALKRLLGRCAYNKEEEIAWSIVIATKGFGGFVDAILDSEEYNQAFGENTVPYQRKRLVDRPHNLVTPRYGEDFQEKAGTVQTDWRFTLDKFYTRKFQEKRLAEGDPRKFADLAAAINPSGNYAQKMSSFDIDYMSAVPYRGGNRR